A region from the Aegilops tauschii subsp. strangulata cultivar AL8/78 chromosome 5, Aet v6.0, whole genome shotgun sequence genome encodes:
- the LOC109762202 gene encoding two-component response regulator ORR42-like codes for MASKAQGSSSMKVLVVEDNTVQWMVLSQKLRNYQCEITLAMNGKEAVDLFLKGKKFDIIFCDKDMPIMTGPEAVLKIRAMGETDVKIVGMSADDDAMEVFISAGADIFVPKPIKVQDLESVIKEVVNKKKNTMV; via the exons ATGGCATCCAAGGCCCAAGGATCCTCCTCTATGAAGGTACTAGTTGTTGAGGACAACACAGTTCAATGGATGGTCCTCTCGCAGAAGTTACGCAATTATCAATGTGAGATTACTCTCGCCATGAATGGAAAAGAAGCAGTTGACCTATTCCTCAAGGGGAAGAAGTTTGACATTATTTTTTGCGATAAGGACATGCCCATCATGACTGGTCCTGAG GCAGTTCTAAAGATCCGTGCTATGGGGGAAACTGATGTGAAGATTGTTGGGATGTCAGCTGATGACGATGCCATGGAGGTGTTCATAAGTGCTGGTGCTGATATTTTTGTGCCCAAGCCTATCAAGGTTCAGGATCTCGAGTCCGTAATTAAGGAAGTCGTCAACAAGAAGAAGAACACCATGGTCTAG